One Loxodonta africana isolate mLoxAfr1 chromosome 4, mLoxAfr1.hap2, whole genome shotgun sequence genomic region harbors:
- the LOC135227175 gene encoding maestro heat-like repeat-containing protein family member 7, which produces MCSLAGTNTRTVVPMLLNKPLPWDRTNLVLWKVFGTQQETTLSVLRMLIGILENNQPKQESKEMAFQPVAVTCALCEMLSGSQCQEAVQEFYPRLLLAVLSHLYWVIEQNAPQKMVVYSREGVQGSKNKPFDPTR; this is translated from the exons ATGTGCTCGCTGGCAGGCACCAACACCCGCACCGTTGTGCCCATGCTGCTTAACAAGCCCCTGCCTTGGGACAG AACCAACCTAGTCCTGTGGAAGGTGTTTGGCACCCAGCAAGAGACCACACTCAGCGTCCTGCGGATGCTCATAGGCATCCTGGAAAATAACCAACCCAAACAGGAAAGCAAGGAGATGGCCTTCCAGCCGGTGGCG GTGACATGTGCCTTGTGTGAGATGCTTTCAGGGTCTCAGTGCCAGGAAGCTGTCCAGGAATTCTACCCACGGTTGTTGCTGGCTGTGCTAAGTCATCTCTACTGGGTGATTGAGCAAAATGCTCCCCAGAAGATGGTGGTATACAGCAGAGAGGGGGTCCAGGGCAGCAAGAACAAGCCCTTTGACCCCACTAGGTAA